In Oryzomonas sagensis, the genomic window TTGAAAAACAGCCATCAGGCCTTCGTCCTCGAAAGCCCTTTTGTGCGGCGTAGCGCCCCTCATCCTATCCTTCTCCCAAAGGGAGAAGGGATACCGTTACCCTCTCCCTCTGGGAGAGGGTGGCCAAAGGCCGGGTGAGGGCCTCCGCGGGGCTTGTCTAGCGGGTGCGACGATCTGACTATTTTTGAACAACCTGGGTCTTTCAACAGTCTGCTAAATTCCACACGGAGGATTCAGTCATGTCCGATCACATATTCGATCTTATCGTCATCGGCGCCGGGCCGGGCGGCTATGTGGCCGCCATCCGCGCCACGCAACTGGGGATGAAGGTCGCCGTTGTCGAAAAACGCGATGCCTTGGGTGGCGTCTGTCTGAACGAGGGGTGCATCCCCAGCAAGGCTCTGCTGGACTCCAGCGAATTTTTTGCCGTGGCGCGGGATCGCTTTCCCGTGCACGGCATCGACATCGCTCCGCCCCAACTCAACCTGGAAGCCATGATGCGCCGTAAGGACGACGTGGTCAAAAAGAACACCGACGGTATCGCCTACCTCTTCAAGAAGAACGAGATCGAGTGGGTTCGCGGCACAGGAAGGCTTGTGGGGCGCAACGCCCTTGGCCGCCACGAGGTCGAAGTGGCGCTCGCGGAGGCAACGGGGCCCGCCGGTCAGCAGAGCCTGCCGCCGGACGCCGCAACGAGCGTGAAGCTCCAGGCCCAGCGGGTACTGCTGGCGACCGGCAGCGAGGCTGCCACGCTCCCCGGCATCCCCTTTGACGGGCAGGTGGTGGTCAGCGCCCGCGAGGCGCTCTGCTTCGACGAACTTCCCCAACACCTGGTGGTTGCCGGGGGCAGCTTTATCGGCCTGGAGCTCGGGTCGGTCTGGCGCCGCCTGGGGGCCCAGGTAACAGTGATAGAGATGATGCCCCAGATCGTGCCGATCATGGACCGGCAGGCGGGAGACACCCTCTATCGATCCCTGCGCAAACAGGGCATCGAGTTCAAGTTGGGGACGCGCATCTCCGGGGTGCGCCGCATCGGCAGCAAGGCCATTGTCCAGTACAACGCCGGTACCGGCAGCGAGGAGATCGATTGCGACCGTCTGCTGGTGGCCGTTGGCCGCCGCCCTCTGACGGCCGGGCTCAATCTGGAAGAGGTCGGGGTACGGCTGGACGAGAAGGGGAGGGTGGCGGTGGACGGGGATTACCAAACCTCCGTACCGGGTATCTACGCCATAGGGGACCTGGTCCCCGGCCCGATGCTGGCCCACAAAGCGTCGGAAGAGGGAGTGGCCTGCGTGGAACGCATGGCGGGCAAGGTAGCGGCGGTGGAGTACGAATATATCCCCGGCGTGGTCTATACCTGGCCGGAAGGCGCCACGGTCGGCCAGACCGAGGAACAACTCAAGGAGGCCGGTATCCCTTACCGGAGCGGCCGGTTCAACTTTGCCGCCCTTGGCCGGGCGCGCTGCATGGATGAAACGGAGGGGTTCGTCAAGATCCTGGCCCATCAGGATACGGACCGGGTTCTGGGGGTGCATATCGTCGGACCGCGGGCCTCGGACCTGATTGCCGAGGCGGTCGCCATCATGAGTTTCGGCGGCACGGCCCGTGATATCGCCCTGATCTGCCATGCCCACCCGACTCTGCCCGAGGCGGTGCGGGAGGCGGCGCTGGATGTGCACAAGGAGGCGATTCACGCCTGATGGGTTGTTGAAAAACAGCCATCAGGCCTTCGTCCTCGAACACCCCTTCGTGCGACGTAGCGCCCCTCATCCTATCCTTCTCCCAAAGGGAGAAGGGATACCGTTACCCTCTCCCTCCGGGAGAGGGTGGCCAAAGGCCGGGTGAGGGCCTCCTCAGGGCTTGTCTAGCGGGTGCGACGATCTGACTATTTTTGAACAACCTGATTTTTTCAATAGCCCGCTAAGAATATGGAGTTATTTGATATACTAATTACAGTATGGATTACCAAGGAAGGGGATGATGACAATGGCACAGAACCTTGCGACCAAAATACTCGAACATCATCTGGTGGAGGGGGAACTGGTCCCCGGCCGGGAGATTGCCATCCGTATCGACCACACGCTGTTGCAGGATGCCACCGGCACCATGGCCATGCTGGAGTTCATCGCCATGGGGCTGCCTCGGGTCAAGGTCGGGCTGGCGGCCCAGTATATCGATCACAACCTGCTGCAAACCGACTATAAAAACGCCGACGACCACGCCTTTCTGACCAGCGCCGCCATGAAGTACGGCGTGCACCTGTCCAAGCCGGGCAACGGTGTTTCTCATCAGGTGCATCTTGAACGCTTCGGCGTGCCGGGCATCACGCTCCTGGGGGCCGATTCCCACTCCCCCACGGCTGCCGGCATATCGGTGCTGGCCATCGGGGCCGGCGGTCTGGACGTAGCCCTGGCCATGGCCGGCCACCCCTTTTACCTCCCCTGTCCCAAAGTGATGGGGGTCAAGCTGGTGGGGCGCCTGCCCGACTGGGTTTCGGGCAAGGATGTCATCCTGGAGATGCTCCGCCGCCACACGGTCAAGGGCGGGGTGGGCAAGGTTATCGAATACTACGGCCCGGGCGTGGCCACGCTTTCGGCTACCGATCGCGCCACCATCGGCAACATGGGGGCGGAACTGGGCGCCACCTCCTCGATCTTTCCCTCGGACGAGCGGACACGGGAGTTTCTGGTCTCCCAGGGGAGGGGCGATTGCTGGCGACCCCTGGCCGCGGACGAGGGAGCGACCTACGACGAATACGACGAGATCGACCTGTCGGCGCTGGAACCGCTGATCGCCTGCCCGTCGTCGCCGGACAACGTCGTGACGGTACGGGAGGTTGAGGGAGTCAAGGTAGACCAAGTGCTGGTGGGGAGTTCGGTCAATTCCTCGTTCCGCGACCTGATGACCGTCTGCCGCATCCTGGAAGGGCAGCGCATTGCGCCCCAGGTGTCGTTCCACATCAACCCGGGCAGCCGCCAGGTTTTGGAAAACGTGGCCGATCAGGGCGGTGTGGTGACGTTGCTGATGGCCGGGGCGAGCATTCACCAGTCCGGCTGTCTGGGCTGCATCGGCATGGGGCAGGCGCCGGGCACCGACCAGGTTTCGTTGCGCACCTTCCCGCGCAACTTCCCGGGCAGGAGCGGCACCAAGGGGGACAAGGTCTATCTCTGCTCCCCGGAGACCGCCGCTGCCGCCGGTATTTACGGCGTGATCACCGATCCGCGCAAGCTGTCGACCATCAAGGCCTATCCGGCGGTGCGGAACCCCTCCACATATCTGCTGGACGATTCCGGCATCATCTTCCCCCTGGAGGATACCGCCTCCGTCGAGATCAAGACCGGCCCCAACATCGTGCCGTTCCCGGAATTCGAAGCGCTGCCGGATACGTTGCAGGCAGAGGTGGTCATTAAATTGGAGGATAATGTCAGCACCGACCACATCATGCCTGCCGGCAACAAGGTACTGCCGCTGCGCAGCAACATCCCGGCCATCGCCGAGCATGTCTTCGAACAGGTTGACCCGGAATTTCCGGCCCGGGCCAAGGCGGCCGGCAACGGGGTGGTCGTGGGGGGCGAGAACTACGGCCAAGGGTCGTCCCGGGAGCATGCCGCCCTTGCGCCGCGCTACCTGGGGATACGCGCCAAGCTGGCCAAGAGCTTCGCCCGCATCCACAAGGCCAACCTGGTCAACTTCGGCATCCTGCCGCTGACCTTCAAGAACCCGGCCGATTACGATCTGTTCAACCAGGGGGACCGGGTCTCCTTCTCGGACCTGCGGCGTCTGGTGGGGAGCGGCGCCGAGGATGTGCCGATGCAGGTTGGGGACAAACAGGTCATGATGCAGTTGAATATCTCCGAGCGCCAGCGCCGGGAGTTGCTGGCCGGGGGGACATTGAATTACGTGCGGCAGAGCAACCATAAGTAACTGATATATCACAGCGCCCGGAACCGGGCGTTCCACAGAAGGAGCATGAATGCCAAGAACCGCAGTCGCAGTACACAAAACCAAGATCGTAGCCACCCTCGGCCCGGCCAGTTCGTCGCCCGACATGGTGGCCCGGCTCATATCGGCCGGAGTGGATATCTTTCGTCTCAATTTTTCCCACGGCGACAACGCCCAGAAACAGGAGCTGATCCATACCATCAGGCAGGCCTCCGAAAAGGCGGGGCGCCAGATCGGCATCCTGGCCGACCTGCAAGGGCCCAAGATCAGGACCGGCAAGATGGCGAACGATGCCATGACCCTGACCAAGGGACAGGAGGTGGTCATCACCACCGAGGACATCCTCGGCCGCGACGGCCTTATTCCCACGATCTACCGTTCCCTCCCCACGGATGTGCATCCCGGATCGCGTATCCTTCTGGACGATGGCCTGATGGAGTTGAAGGTCGTGGCCATCGATGGGGAGCGGGTCCGTTGCACGGTGGTGACCGGCGGCGTGCTGAAGAACAACAAGGGGATCAACCTGCCGGGCGTGAATGTCTCGGCCCCCTCCCTGACCGAGAAAGACCTGGCTGACCTGGACTTTGCCCTCGATGCCGAGGTGGATTTCGTGGCGCTCTCGTTCGTGCGGACCGCCGAGGATGTGGAGCAGATCAAGCGGATCATCTACCTGAAGGGGAAAAACACGCCGGTCGTGGCCAAGATCGAAAAGCCCGAGGCGCTGCAGAATTTCAAGAAGATCCTCCAGGCGACGGATGCCGTCATGGTGGCCCGCGGCGACCTGGGGGTGGAGATCGAGGCCGAGAAGGTGCCGGTCTTCCAGAAAAAGATCATTCAGGCCTGCAATGAGGCCGGCAAGCCGGTCATCACCGCCACCCAGATGCTGGACTCCATGATCCGCAATCCGCGGCCGACGAGGGCCGAGACGTCCGATGTGGCCAACGCCATTGTGGACGGCACCGATGCGATCATGCTTTCCGCCGAAACCGCCTCCGGCGATTACCCGATCGAGGCGGTGGAGACCATGGTCCGCATCGCTCAGGATGTGGAGAACGCCGATTTCTGGAGTACCGTGGATAAAAGCCTGTCAACGCCCAGCATTGCCCAGGCGGTCGCCGAATCGGCATGCCGGGCGGCCGCCAGCCTGGGGGCCAAGACCATCGCCGTCTTCACCCAATCGGGCAGCACGGCGGCGCTCATCTCCCATTTTCGCCCCCATATCCCGATCATCGCCTATACCGCATCGCCGGAGATTCAGCGGCGGCTCTCCATCTACTGGGGGGTAAGCGCCACCGGCATCGGCAGCATGGCGGACATGCACCAGCAGATCATGGCGGTTGAACGCAACATGCTGGCGGCCGGTTACCGCAAGGGGGACATTATCGTCATCATCATGGGGCTGCCGGTGGAGGCGCGCGGTTCCACCAATCTGATGAAGGTGCACAAGCTGGGAACCGGTGAATTCTTCGAGATTTACTGACATTACTGAGTACATGAGCATACAGAGTGTAGATCGAAACGGCGGCCCCAAAGGTCGCCGTTTGCTTTTGCCCTCGCCGGTTTTGTATTGACAAAGCCGTCTCACGTTACGAGAATAAGCGCTTTGCACGTTATGGACAGAGGGAGAGGCATGTGCCGGAACAACAACCGATATTGATGCAGGGAAACGAGGCCATGGCCCGCGGTCTGGTGGAGAACGGCTGCGTGGTGGCCGCTTCCTACCCGGGGACGCCCGCCTCCGAGATCCTTTCCGCCGTCGACACCTGGCGCAAGGCCGAGGGGGCGAACATGCACGTGGAGTGGGCGGTCAACGAAAAGGTGGCCTTCGAGATCGCCTATGCCGCCAGCCAGAGCGGGCTGCGCGCCGCCACCGCCATGAAGCAGGTGGGCCTGAACGTCGCCTCCGACCCGTTGATGAGCGCCGCCTATCTCGGTACGGTGGGCGGTTTCGTGGTGATCAGCGCCGACGATCCCGGCCCCCATTCGTCCCAGACCGAGCAGGACTCCCGCCTGGTGGCCATGCAGGCCAAGATCCCGGTTCTTGACCCCTCTTCCCCGGCCGAGGCGCGGGAGATGGCCGGCCTGGCCTTCCAACTGTCCGAGGAGTTCGGGGTGCCGGTGATGCTGCGCCCCACCACCCGGGTCTGTCACGCCAGCCAGGACATCCTTCTCCGTCCCGTCCAGGATCTGCAACGCGCAGCCGATTTCCGCAAAGACCCCAAACGCTGGGCCGCCACCCCAAAATTCCGATATGAATTACACGTCAAACTCAACCAGACCTTGTCACGGATCGCCGCCTATGGGCCGACCGCGCCCCGCTGCCTGAACCGTGATCCCGGGACCCGCCGTGCCGTGGTTGCCTCCGGCGTATCGGCCGCCCATGCGCGGGAGGTGGCGAGCGCTTCCGGCCTTTGGGACTCCTTTGCCTTCTACCAGGTCCTCCAGCCCTATCCGCTGCACATCGCCTTTGTGGAGGAGCTCCGCTCCGCCTACGACGAGGTGCTGGTGCTGGAGGAAACCGTCGGGGTGATCGAGATGCAGCTTCGCGACTACCGGCGGGTGCAGGGCAAGCTTTCCGGTTTTGTTCCCGAGGCGGGAGAACTGCTGCCCGAGACGATCGAGCGGCTTCTGCCCCGGTTTGCCGGCAGGCCGCTGCCGGAACTGCCCGAAGCGGCTCCGGCGGCGGGCAAGCGCCCGACCCTCTGCCCCGGCTGTCCGCACCGGGCCAGCTTCTATGCCATCAAGAAGGCTGCGCCCACGGGAATCTACCCCAGCGACATCGGCTGTTATACCCTGGGGGTCAATCTGGGGGGCGTGGACACGGTCCTGTGCATGGGAGCCGCCATCGGCCAGGCTGCCGGATTCTACCAGGCCTACCGGGTGACCGGCCAACCACGCGACATTGTTGCCACCATCGGCGACTCCACCTTTTTTCACGCCGGCATCCCCCCCCTGATCGACGCCGTGGTACAGGGGGCCCGCTTCGTCCTGGTGATCCTGGACAACAGCACCACCGCCATGACCGGCAACCAGCCGACCCCCTCCCTGGGTACCCCCGCAGGCCAAGCGGTGGATATCGCCTCGATTGTTGCGGGTTGCGGCGTGAAATTCTGCCGTAGCGCCGACCCACTGAATCTGCCGGCCTTCACCGCCCTGCTCAAGGAAGCGCAGGCCTTTTCCCGAGACCTGGGGGTGGCGGTCGTGATTGCCAAGAGCCCCTGCCTGGTGGACAAGAGCGTACGGCACGCCAAGCGTCCCCAGGCGGTTGTGGATGCCGCATGCACCGGATGCCGGTACTGCACCAGCCAGTTCGAGTGTCCGGCTTTGGTCTACGATGAGGTCAGCGGCAAGGTCCTGGTGGACGTCATGATCTGTAGCGGCTGCGGGGTATGTCTCGATGTCTGCCCGGTGAAGGCGATCCGTCAGGAAGGAGGGAAGCCATGACATCCCAACAGTTGATTATCTCCGGGGTAGGGGGGCAGGGAATCCTCTTCATCACCCGGCTCCTGGCGGAAACCGCCATTGCCAAGGAGTTGCCGGTGTTGACCTCCGAGACCCACGGCATGGCCCAGCGGGGCGGCATCGTCATCTCCCACCTCAAGGTCGGGACATTCTCCAGTCCCCTGGTGCGTCCGGGCCAGGCCGACGGCTTGATCGCCCTCAAGCCGGGGAATATGAAACTTCACCATCCCTTTCTGAAGCCGGACGGCTGGATAACGGCCAATGCCGTGGAGCCATCCCCCTTGGCCGGGGTTGTTACCATCGATGCCGACACGCTGGCCCTGCAACTGGGTAACCCCCAGGCGGTCAACCTGATCGTCCTCGGTCGCGCCCTGTCCATGGGCCGTTTTTTTTGTACGAAGGATGAAGTGGCCAAAGTGCTTCGGCGAAAATTAAACGGCAAACCCGCCGTGCTGGAAGGGGCCCTGGCAGCCCTTGCCGCCGGTACCGGCGCGGCCTGATACCATGTATGCCACAGATTATTCACGGAGTCGATACCTGCTATGTTGAATCATTTCCCCC contains:
- a CDS encoding indolepyruvate oxidoreductase subunit beta: MTSQQLIISGVGGQGILFITRLLAETAIAKELPVLTSETHGMAQRGGIVISHLKVGTFSSPLVRPGQADGLIALKPGNMKLHHPFLKPDGWITANAVEPSPLAGVVTIDADTLALQLGNPQAVNLIVLGRALSMGRFFCTKDEVAKVLRRKLNGKPAVLEGALAALAAGTGAA
- the pyk gene encoding pyruvate kinase: MPRTAVAVHKTKIVATLGPASSSPDMVARLISAGVDIFRLNFSHGDNAQKQELIHTIRQASEKAGRQIGILADLQGPKIRTGKMANDAMTLTKGQEVVITTEDILGRDGLIPTIYRSLPTDVHPGSRILLDDGLMELKVVAIDGERVRCTVVTGGVLKNNKGINLPGVNVSAPSLTEKDLADLDFALDAEVDFVALSFVRTAEDVEQIKRIIYLKGKNTPVVAKIEKPEALQNFKKILQATDAVMVARGDLGVEIEAEKVPVFQKKIIQACNEAGKPVITATQMLDSMIRNPRPTRAETSDVANAIVDGTDAIMLSAETASGDYPIEAVETMVRIAQDVENADFWSTVDKSLSTPSIAQAVAESACRAAASLGAKTIAVFTQSGSTAALISHFRPHIPIIAYTASPEIQRRLSIYWGVSATGIGSMADMHQQIMAVERNMLAAGYRKGDIIVIIMGLPVEARGSTNLMKVHKLGTGEFFEIY
- the lpdA gene encoding dihydrolipoyl dehydrogenase; this encodes MSDHIFDLIVIGAGPGGYVAAIRATQLGMKVAVVEKRDALGGVCLNEGCIPSKALLDSSEFFAVARDRFPVHGIDIAPPQLNLEAMMRRKDDVVKKNTDGIAYLFKKNEIEWVRGTGRLVGRNALGRHEVEVALAEATGPAGQQSLPPDAATSVKLQAQRVLLATGSEAATLPGIPFDGQVVVSAREALCFDELPQHLVVAGGSFIGLELGSVWRRLGAQVTVIEMMPQIVPIMDRQAGDTLYRSLRKQGIEFKLGTRISGVRRIGSKAIVQYNAGTGSEEIDCDRLLVAVGRRPLTAGLNLEEVGVRLDEKGRVAVDGDYQTSVPGIYAIGDLVPGPMLAHKASEEGVACVERMAGKVAAVEYEYIPGVVYTWPEGATVGQTEEQLKEAGIPYRSGRFNFAALGRARCMDETEGFVKILAHQDTDRVLGVHIVGPRASDLIAEAVAIMSFGGTARDIALICHAHPTLPEAVREAALDVHKEAIHA
- a CDS encoding thiamine pyrophosphate-dependent enzyme codes for the protein MPEQQPILMQGNEAMARGLVENGCVVAASYPGTPASEILSAVDTWRKAEGANMHVEWAVNEKVAFEIAYAASQSGLRAATAMKQVGLNVASDPLMSAAYLGTVGGFVVISADDPGPHSSQTEQDSRLVAMQAKIPVLDPSSPAEAREMAGLAFQLSEEFGVPVMLRPTTRVCHASQDILLRPVQDLQRAADFRKDPKRWAATPKFRYELHVKLNQTLSRIAAYGPTAPRCLNRDPGTRRAVVASGVSAAHAREVASASGLWDSFAFYQVLQPYPLHIAFVEELRSAYDEVLVLEETVGVIEMQLRDYRRVQGKLSGFVPEAGELLPETIERLLPRFAGRPLPELPEAAPAAGKRPTLCPGCPHRASFYAIKKAAPTGIYPSDIGCYTLGVNLGGVDTVLCMGAAIGQAAGFYQAYRVTGQPRDIVATIGDSTFFHAGIPPLIDAVVQGARFVLVILDNSTTAMTGNQPTPSLGTPAGQAVDIASIVAGCGVKFCRSADPLNLPAFTALLKEAQAFSRDLGVAVVIAKSPCLVDKSVRHAKRPQAVVDAACTGCRYCTSQFECPALVYDEVSGKVLVDVMICSGCGVCLDVCPVKAIRQEGGKP
- a CDS encoding aconitate hydratase — translated: MAQNLATKILEHHLVEGELVPGREIAIRIDHTLLQDATGTMAMLEFIAMGLPRVKVGLAAQYIDHNLLQTDYKNADDHAFLTSAAMKYGVHLSKPGNGVSHQVHLERFGVPGITLLGADSHSPTAAGISVLAIGAGGLDVALAMAGHPFYLPCPKVMGVKLVGRLPDWVSGKDVILEMLRRHTVKGGVGKVIEYYGPGVATLSATDRATIGNMGAELGATSSIFPSDERTREFLVSQGRGDCWRPLAADEGATYDEYDEIDLSALEPLIACPSSPDNVVTVREVEGVKVDQVLVGSSVNSSFRDLMTVCRILEGQRIAPQVSFHINPGSRQVLENVADQGGVVTLLMAGASIHQSGCLGCIGMGQAPGTDQVSLRTFPRNFPGRSGTKGDKVYLCSPETAAAAGIYGVITDPRKLSTIKAYPAVRNPSTYLLDDSGIIFPLEDTASVEIKTGPNIVPFPEFEALPDTLQAEVVIKLEDNVSTDHIMPAGNKVLPLRSNIPAIAEHVFEQVDPEFPARAKAAGNGVVVGGENYGQGSSREHAALAPRYLGIRAKLAKSFARIHKANLVNFGILPLTFKNPADYDLFNQGDRVSFSDLRRLVGSGAEDVPMQVGDKQVMMQLNISERQRRELLAGGTLNYVRQSNHK